The Triticum urartu cultivar G1812 chromosome 5, Tu2.1, whole genome shotgun sequence genome contains the following window.
AAGTTTTTAAAACTTTGAGAAAAAATTAACTTGCTACTCCCGTCATCCCATAATATACGAGCATTTTTtacactcttatattatggaatggagggagtaataattagaacattccaaaatttggaaaattttgggatgttacaaggaGTTGCCAGAGCTAGGGATTTGGTCGGATTTGAGGCTCTTGTCCAGAGCTCCTCCTTCCGAGGATGTGGTCACATGGAGGGTGGTGTTGTGTCCCTGATCTAGGACCCTCTCTTCTTTTTCCTCTTCCTTGTGCAACCGTCGTGGTGTGCTCAAGGTGGGACCAGATAGACTACTGGATGTCGCCGATTAGGTTTGAGCTCATCCTCACCGGAGTTGTGCCGCTAGCTGAAGCTTGTCTTCGACGATCATTGGATGGTCTTCGCCGCTTGGGTGAATTTTCTGGCCGAAGGGCGACCACCCTCTTTACTCATGGCCAAGATGCCCAAAGGGAGGCAGTGATGCGTCTTCCCGACGGTTGTGGTTTCTTGCTACGACAACTTCGTCGCCCCAAGTGGTTCTATCCCCGAGGACGGGGAGGTGGAATCCGAGAAGGTGATGAGGACATTGCAATTCGGTATCTTTGTTTAGGGTCCTTCTTGCAAAGTCCAGTACTTATGTTTAATTTCCTATTTCTATTTGTTCTTAGCTGTAACTATTGCTATAATCTTTCTTACCCCCTCCAATCTGTACTAAAGTTGCGACAATTAATATGAATCGGATGAAGTATCAAAAAAAATTTGGGGATCCCTCTCCCATTAACAAAAACAAACAAGCGCAATACATAAACAGTTAACTTTTACGAGGATGAAAAAAAGTTATGAGTGTTCCCcgcaaaaaaatgagagaaaaagttTCGAGTGTTCGTCGTGGTTTACAGTGCAAGCACGGTGGCGCCACTAGCCAGATCTGGCACCGCTGCTGCACGTTGGTCCCTGATTGTTTTTGGTTAGACACGTTAAGGGCCGTTGAACGCACCACCAtttcgatcgatcgatcgatcgtgCTCGCCGGGTCCCGCCCACGGCGCAAGTGGAGCCATGCCCCCAGCATGACAGCATCCCCGTTCTCACCAGTGGAGAAAGGATCACGCGAAAAGTGGGCGGGGAGCCTAGGACGGAAGCGGGAGTCGCGGCACGTAAAGCGAGACAGCCCAATGACAAGCCGGTCAGGATCAGCCTGGCCGACCCAAGCCAGGAGCCACCGACTCGTGTCGTGACCCCCTCGTCAAAGCCTAGTGAAAGAGGCACGCATATACGTAGCTTTGCCGGTTGCTCTGATCAGACTCGTTGGATTGGAACTTGGAAGGATGGGCAGTGTACAGTAATGTCCGTGGTTGATTGTTATTACTGGCAAAGAGCATGGCAGAAGCACCATCAGATCAGAGCGAGATGGCTGCTTGTCATGCAAGCTTGAAGGCTGAAGCTTGTGACTAAAGCCTTGCTCCTCCTGTTGATCCAGTGAAACATTTCCTAGTCTAGGCCAAACATGTCTATCTAGTCCAAAAAGAACTCATCGAGTGTGCTTACTTAGTAAGCAAGTAGGAGTACTTGTCAGCATGGATGGATGGACGGATGGATCGGTCTCCACTCCAAGCAACATCGATCACACTATCGGAACGGAAGGATGGTTAGTGATCTGGTGTCGTGTCGATCCAGGACGCACGGCACGTGAAGCTTGGCTAGCGCCGGTTGGTCGTGGGTGCGTacgagggggagagggaggcgctcCCTAGGCTGACACGTTCGCCGTCCAACATAGGTATTGCTTTCAGGCGTTGCAACGTTGCTGTTGGTTGTGGCGCGCCTCGTGATTACAGGCCTCACTGTCCTACCAAGACCTCTCATCTACTACATGCCTCTCTTAATCTAAACAATTAATTAGTTCCACGACCAACATGCACAATTCCTCCATCAACAATTTGTTTTCATTTACTAATTACTACCGTGCGGTATGATGCTAGCTTGTCCCATGAAGATTTTCGGAGAGGGGCCATTAATGCGTGTATGCATGCACGGCCTGAGGCACAAATCCACGGTCCAATGATGGCACGGAGGATCGGCATCTCACCGGTAGTGGAGGGGCTGTAAGATACATCACCGGGACGTCGGGCAAATGGAGCAATAAGACAGCCTTGTCACAGAGCGTTTGTTTGTTTGCTCGGGTCGAAATCTATCTAGGTTACTTAATTTAATCGACGGCGCTCCATGCATCGCGCAGCACCTAGCTCGATCGCCACGTTCGCGAGTGTTTGACCCGATCGGTGCCCGCTGCGTGCGGTGGAGCGAGCATTATTGCACATGCAAGCGGGCGTCGGTCAAAAAGGGGCCGCGTGGATAAACTGGATCGTGGCCACCGCGGTTTACGTGCGGCAACCTCGGTGTTTAGCCGTGGTTCGTTTCAGTTTCTAATTTTGAAATCCTCTCTTCCAATCCCTCGTGTCTCTTCCAATCCctctgttttttttttctttttgagggAAGCTTACTGTGTTTTTTTAGGCAATTCTTACTCCGTGTTTTTGTGCAATTTTCCAGCTAAAGTATGGTAGGCCTGGACCGCCACGGCCTGAACGCAAGACACGGGTGTGCTTGGGTCGGCGACTACTACAGGATTAATACCCAGAGGATCGATCTCCACTGCCTGCCTTCCCAAGGATGCTATACTAGGTAGTAGTTTCCTATTTACCGCACAATTCGGCAAATTGCAAGTGATTCGCACTACCATTTCTTTTTTCAAAAAGTGTTCAGAAACTTCGCAAAATGTTTCTAAATTCAATTTTTTTCAACCGTTCAAAAAATAATTTTCAGGAATTTTAAAAAATCACATTCTTAAACAAATGTTTCGAATTTAAAAAATTCAGAAAATCATGTTTTAAAAAATCTTGGAATTGCAACAAATATTAGCATTTTGTCAAAATATCTTTTTTAATTTTATATATTTTTCTTGTTTTCAGAACAAAGTTCAGATTTTTTTTAAATCTTCACAATTTTAAAAAGTTCAATTTATTTTCTAAAATTCTTCACTTTTTTCAAAAGTACACTCTTTCAAAAAGGGTCTAAAATTTTATAGAAGTGTATGCCACAACATGGTTCATTACAGTGTGTTCTGCAGCACTTCAGTTCGCTAATCACTAGAGTGGTTCTCCCCATCACTACAAGCGCACGCTTGCGTCGCCAATGGGCCAGCCCTGCAAAGGAGGTGCATGCTTGCCGCAAAGAGCGGCGTATAAGAGCTCCCCGATTGCTATACTATATCTCACTTATTGCGAGATCAGCGTCCGCTCGTCTCAGTTAGACAAGGGATTGGCCAGCATCTTACAGAAAAAAAAcatcatgtattaaaaaattaTTTTCATGGAAAAACTTGATCGTGATTGCAAAAATGTAGTTAGCATGtagttttaaaaaaaaatcaacaTGTATCACAAAATGTTTGCCGTGTATTTTAAAATTGATTGTCGTCTATTAAAAATGTTAGTCGTCTATTAAAAAGTTATTCATCCTATATCTAGAAATTTTTCATCACCAAAAGTGTTCATCGTGTATTTTTAAATACATGTTGAACTTTTCTGAATAGTAGATGAACTTTTTGAACACAATGGATATTTTTAGATGTGGTGAACAATTAAAAAAATATGTGATAGTTTTTTTAAACACAATGAACATTTGTAAAATAAACATGACGAATATTTATTAAATGTATGGTTACCATTTTTTGATTTCTCAACAGTTTTCTTGAAAAATAAACAATGGACATTTTTAATACATAATGATTTTTTTAAATGCGATGAACTTTTTTAGTAGATgatgattttttaaaaaaatatatgATTTTTTAAAGATGAATGATGAACCTTTTCACAAAATGTGTttaatatttttttcaaaaaaaattaaatacgcactagatttttattttttattttttgtgaaatacttttatatataagagagagagagagagagagagagagaggggggggggagatATGGAGAAAATAAAAAGGTAAAAGAAAAACCAGAAACCGACAAAATCATTCTACTCTGCATGAACTAGGGATCTATCTAGGACAGCCCACGCCACAGGTATATGGATGAAAACCCAATAGGGCTCACAAAAAACATggtatatactccctccgtcccaaaattttTGTCTTGGATTTATCTAAATACGGATGTACCAAATCatgttttagtattagatacatccgtatctagacaaatgtaagacaagaattttgagaCGAAGAGAGTAGTATACTCAAACCGTTGCCTGCCCTGTCCAACTGGGCAGAGGGGCAATACGAGGGAGCTATGCCTCCAAGGAATAATAAGGGCCACCATGGGTTGATGCGCGCGGGTGGTGGTGGTTGTTAAATTTGTTAAGAAACTATAAACAGGAAATTCTAAATCATCAATAAAttcgttcttcttcttcttattattaTCTCTAACAATTAGTTATGTATCGTTACAATCCGCTGATAGCCCGAAACATGACATTCAGCCCATCGATAGCCCTAGCCATAGAAGCAAACAATATGTGAACCAATGTTTAGAATAGCATAAATGGTCCAAAATTATGTTAAGTTTCACGACCAATCGGGGAGAACTAGTACTAATCAACTAATGATAGATAgcttcgtaaatttcaagatgatatgtcggCCCAGTCTTTCAGAGGTGCTCATAGGAGTAggatgtgcgtgtgtgcgtttaTAGAAATGAGTGTATGCACatatatatgagcgcttgcgtctgtactgtgttaaaaaaaaaCTAATGATAGTAGGTAGAGAATTTGAAGGGCACACATTTGAGGCCGTCCATTTGATTCGTCTTGCCGTTAGTAGCTTACAAGATATGCGGGCTCCGGTGCATTTTATGTTGGGTGTGCGGTGTTGGCCGGTGCGCTTGGTGCATTGTGGAGCTTGTCCTCTCACCCTGAACTCGTGGAACAATCGATGCTTTGCCGGATTTGAGTTCACCAAATTCCAAGACTTGTTTCTGTCAGTGCCCGCCGTCGCTTTCACTGACGCAGGATTGCGTGCATTTTGTAGCTCAACCTCTGCTCCTCTTCCAAACCATCGATCCCTGGCTCTGTCGTTGACTTATTTGCAATCTCTCCTTTGGCTTCGTTTCTTGCTGTTCATCTTCATCCGCCCGCGTCTCTGGATCATCGATGATGGGCGGCGGCGAGTCGTACCCGGCGCTCGAGGCGAGCCTGCTGGCAGAGGAAGCGGCGGCGAGGAGGCAGTGGGAGAAGACGTACCTGGACGTGCTGGGCGTGTGCTGCTCCGCGGAGGTCGCGCTCGTCGAGCGGCTGCTGGCGCCGCTCGACGGCGTGAGGGCGGTGGCCGTCGTCGTCCCCTCCCGCACCGTCGTCGTCGAGCACGACCCCGCCGCCGTCTCGCAGTCCCGTATTGGTAACCAATCAATCCGTCCCCTCTCCTGACCTTACTTACCCTGATCTGAACACAGAATCTCCATGAAATAAAGCTTAATTACATGTCGATCTCAACGTGTTTGTTGCCTTGTCCGGACTCCGAAACGCACCAGTGAAGGTCCTCAACGGGGCGGGCCTGGAAGCCTCGGTGCGAGCGTACGGCAGCAGCGGGTTCATCGGCCGACGGCCCAGCCCGTACATCGTCGCCTGCGGCGCCCTCCTCCTCGCGTCCTCCTTCAGGTGGCTCCTGCCTCCCCTGCAGTGGCTGGCCCTGGGGGCGGCCTGCGCCGGCGCTCCCCCGATGGTCCTCCGAGGGCTCGCCGCCGCCAGCAGGCTCGCGCTGGACATCAACATCCTCATGCTTATCGCCGTCGCCGGTGCCGTCGCCCTCAAGGACTACACGGAGGCAGGCGTCATCGTCTTCCTCTTCACCACCGCAGAGTGGCTCCAGACCCTGGCCTGCACCAAGGGAATACAATTACAGTGTGGATCCTAAATTACTTTCCATGATCGAATCGAAGGAATCAATATGAATTTTCCTAACACAAAGTGTGATGTGGTGTCAGGCCAGCGCCGGGATGTCGTCGTTGATGAGCATGATCCCGCCGAAGGCAGTCCTCGCCGAGACGGGCGAGGTCGTCAACGTTCGCGACATCGGTGTGGGCGCCGTCATCGCGGTCAGAGCAGGGGAGATGGTGCCGGTGGACGGCGTGGTGGTCGACGGGCAGAGTGAGGTGGACGAGAGGAGCCTCACCGGCGAGTCGTACCCGGTGCCCAAGCAACCGCAGTCCGAGGTCTGGGCCGGCACGCTCAACTTGGACGGTACCAAAACTGGATTGTTTCTTCTCCTTCTTGAAGGCAGCGACGTTCTTGCGGTGATCTGAGCCTACTGTCATGCAGGTTACATCGCCGTGAGAACAATGGCTCTCGCCGAGAACTCCACGGTGGCCAAGATGGAGAGGCTGGTGGAGGAGGCCCAGCAGAGCAAGTCCAAGACGCAGCGGCTGATCGACTCCTGCGCCAAGTACTACACGCCGGCCGTGGTGGTTCTCGGAGCAGGGGTGgcgctgctgccgccgctgctGGGGGCGCGCGACGCGGAGCGGTGGTTCAGGCTGGCGCTAGTGCTGCTGGTGAGCGCGTGCCCGTGCGCGCTGGTGCTGTCGACGCCCGTCGCGACGTTCTGCGCGCTCCTGACGGCGGCGCGGATGGGGGTCCTCGTCAAGGGAGGGGACGTCCTCGAGTCGCTGGGCGAGATCAGGGCCGTGGCGTTCGACAAGACCGGCACCATCACCAGAGGGGAGTTCACCGTCGACATGTTCGATGTGGTCGGACAGAAGGTTCAGATGAGCCATCTTCTTTACTGGTATGTTCACCTCTGAGCATTGAAATTTTCACCGATGAAAACTCGTGTTGAAATGGGAGCTTCTTTGGCAGGATCTCAAGCATCGAGAGCAAATCCAGCCACCCAATGGCGGCTGCGCTCGTGGAGCACGCGCAGTCGAAATCCATCCAGCCGAAACCGGAATGCGTCGCCGAGTTCCGCATCCTTCCCGGCGAGGGCGTCTACGGAGAGATCGACGGGAAGCGCATCTACGTCGGGAACAAGAGGGTCTTGGCGAGGGGATCCTCCTGTCAGACAGGTGAGCTGAGAGCAGAGCAAACATACATTTGGTGCTTTGCTTGGTAAATGAAGTTTGAGAAGAAAATTTTCTTGCTTGCAGTTCCAGAAAGAATGAATGGTCTGAAGGGCGTCTCGATCGGCTACGTGATCTGCGACGGGGACCTCGTCGGGGTGTTCTCGCTCTCCGACGACTGCCGGACCGGCGCGGCCGAAGCGATTCGAGAGCTGGCGTCCATGGGCATCAGCTCAGTACTGCTCACGGGGGACAGCGCGGAGGCGGCGGTGCACGCGCAGGAGCGGCTGGGCGGCGCCCTCGAGGAGCTCCACTCGGAGCTCTTCCCGGAGGACAAGGTCCGGCTGGTGGGCGCGCTGAAGGCGAGGGCTGGGCCGACGATGATGGTCGGCGACGGCATGAACGACGCCCCGGCGCTGGCGACGgcggacgtgggcgtctccatgGGCATCTCCGGCTCGGCCGCGGCCATGGAGACCAGCCACGCGACGCTCATGTCCAGCGACATCCTCAGGGTCCCCGAGGCCGTGAGGCTCGGCAGGCGCGCCCGCCGGACCATCGCCGTCAACATGGTGTCCTCGGTCGCCGCCAAGGCCGCCGTCCTCGCGCTCGCGGTCGCCTGGCGCCCGGTGCTGTGGGCGGCGGTCCTCGCCGACGTGGGGACGTGCCTGCTCGTCGTGCTCAACAGCATGCTGCTGCTGGGGGAGGGGCGCGGACGCCGCGGGAAGGAGGAGGCGTGCCGCGCCACCGCCAGGTCGCTGGAGATGAGAAGGTCTCAGCTCGCCGCCGTTTCACCGGACGCTGCCACTAAAAGCGTTGGAAAGACGGGCGGCGACGCACCGAAAGGCTGCCATTGCTGCCACAAGCCAAGCAGGTCTCCTGAGCACTCGGTTGCCATCGACGTACGAGTCGACGAGCAGCGTGAAGGGCCGACGGCCGCGACGTGTGCGCCGGCAAAAAAGGTCGAATATTCATCGAGCTGCGTGTCGGCAGGATGCTGCTCCCCGTGAAACAGGTAGCAAGGGAAGCTTGCAAGAAAATGGCTCCCGTGGTGAATATCACGATAGTTGACTGAATTTGTAATTTGGGTAAATTAAATTTATGGAAAGAGAAATGtagaaggaagaaaaagaagaatggcTGTTGGATCTTAAATTTTTTTTCGAGGTCAGTTGGATCTTAGTCTAACGGTTAAGAACATCAACTTACCCATAAATTTTGGATGCGTCTAGGTTTAAGTGGACTGAGACTTAAGTCTCAATCAAATGATAtaatatataataataataaaaaactaaaaaaattgCACGAATTTTAATGTAAGATCTCACAAGTACTGAAATTTAACCAAGTCTCAGTCAACTGCGACTTCACAAGACTATTAAATTTTCAGGCGACGTTGATGAATATATGAAAGTGGAATCGTGCGGGGGCACGTGTAAAAAGAGCGTAACCATCCTAGTTTTTAGAACTCCTCCTCCGTCGTGGTAGATATTGCTTTTCTTGTAAAGGAGGACATTGGAAAGCAAAGGTTGGTCGTGGCCATGCTGCCCATCATGTAGTTTATAGAAGTAGCTACTCTCATGTAAATAACCTTTGTACTTGATTTCTTTTCTATCTTAATTAACGAAATTGATAGAGCTCCTGCTTTACATTGTCGAAAAACAAATGTGCATTGCGTATTTAAGTATGGAAATAACATACGATCGGTTTGAGTTAAATTTAGTCGCCTTTTCGCATAATTTTATCATGAAACATATGTCCGCTCATTACAAGTACATACATTCTTGCAATCTCTATGATGCTTAGAATCATTAATCTTGTTATCGTAGCGACTAGAAGGTAGTGTGCGCCGTTGTCACGTCACTTTCTTTATTTTAGGTTATGAGATAGAAAATAATTGTTATTTTCTTCTCCCAAGTAACATATGCAATGCCCGATATAGCCTTACTGTCGGTGATCCCATGGGGCTTACATGAGGCCCCTCTCCCTGTGTCCGTGTGAAAAAACATGCGGTGTCCCCATGtttgattttggtaattaatgacaatctctatggactaatggttgccttgagttatatttgaaggatttgttcataggcttttcttggagtccatttgttggtttcaaggagagtttgcaatgaccaaggtgctatttaaggaattacctaaagattggtcaTGCGAGAGGTTGATTaagactaagtcaaagagtgaatcaagttgatcaacacacaaagcgtagaagatgtaccaaGAAGGATCAAGTGATGTGACgtccggataatcaagctacagtaaacctctgttAATGATgtcacgtcacctcgattactgttgctaatcttgCGTTAGTTCGAAACTGGTTCGAATTCAAAACACAATCAAGCAAAACGATAAAAGTTTTTCAAATGAAAAATCTAAAATGTTCGGGGtgagccaaataatgcataggtaattatggcaGAGAAAACACATTTTCATAAAATATATAAATGCACTAAAGTGATTTAAACAACAGCAAAAACAATTATTTAAATGTCTTTGGTATTTTGTCAAATACTAAAGTAATTTATTTGGGGGTTAAACATTTTGTGGCAGTGTTATAATTAGTATTACTGATTTAGGTGCAATTCTTTTAATTTACataactaaaaataaaataaaactacaaagaaaaataagtaaaaagtaaaaacaaaataaaacaaaaaaagaaCGAAGAGAGAGACACCCCCTCCCCACAGGCCGGCCATCCCCACTCTCCATATCCCTCACCCCCCATGACCTAACCACCCCCACGCACCCATGCCCCCACTCTCTCTCGTTCACCTCCCCCTTCTCTCGCTGGATTGGATCGGGGAGGGGCCTGATCTagcccctgccgccgccgctccccAGAGGCTGCCACCGGCCGGCGCCGAGCACCGCCAcccccgtcctcctcctcgcgGCTCCCAACCTCCTGCACCGCATCCCCGCCGTCCTCCCCACCGGACTGCGCCCGCCTCCTCGACGCCGCgacgccgccccgtcgtccccgtctCCTCCACGCCGGACCTCCTCGACCTCCTCCCCGGTGGCCTACACCGAGCCATGCCGACCCTCTCCCCGTCAACGCCCGTGAGGCCTCCCCTCCTTCCCCGTCTCCCTCTTTCCTCTCTTGCGTCGCGGCCACCGCGCCCCCGACCGGGTCCGGCCACGCCCGCGGTCACCACGCCCCTCCCCGCCGCCCTCGCGCTCAGGACGCACCCCCCCGTCGTGCTCTTCATCCCGCGGCCGCACCGCCCGCTTGCGCCGCCCTTTGCCGCTACCTCGGACCGCCCTCTGTTGCTCCCTGCGCAGACCACGCTCGCCCGCACAGCCTGTGCTCGCCGCCCCTGTCCCGCGCTGCTCGCAGGCATGTGCCCCTACCTACCCGCTGCACTCGCTGCAGCGCTGCTGCTGATGCTTCTGCACTGCTGCCCTTGCTGCTAGCCGCCGCTGTTGTGCCGCCGCTAATCTGCACCGACAGGTCGTCCACTGCCTAGCCCCGCACCACCGTGGCCCCACCTGCTGGCCGCGCTTGGTGCCGCCCCGCTCTGCTGTCCGGTGACCACGCGTCGTCGGTGCCCCGCACGCGCCCAACGGCGCCCTGCAACAGGCGCTATGGCCTCACCCGGCGCCCGCATGCCCGGACGCCCGATAGCGCCTGTTTGGACGCTAGGGCCAATGACACGCGGGGCCCAGCCCCCTGGAACGATTtataaaataataaaaaagattctaaataaaaataaaaataaaatattaattgattaattaattaaattaaattagttacgtttaattaacctaattaactagtgttaattaattaaacagtaattagaTTAGCTAAACCCTAATTAGATTAAACAGTtaatgacatgcgggacccacacgtcagcttgattagtcaacacctctgttgactgatggcatcatgctgacgtcatgctgatgcaataatACTAATTTCGAATttaattaataattaataaattagaaaatgatttaaaactttaaacattaatataaaataatccgtaattcgatgaaaaaactttgtacatgaaagttgcttagaatgacgagacgaatccggatacgcagcccgttcatctgCCACACATCCCTAACCCATCGAActcacaactttccccctccggttcatctgtccgaaaacacgaaacaccgggaatcctttcccggatgtttcccccctttcccggtatcacctagtactacgttagggcacacctagcaccgcgtattgctatgttatgccttgtgttgctttgattgctttgttatttattgtgttcccctccgttatttctttccggtagaccccgagactgccagggacccccagtacgactacggcgttgatgacccctccttcttgccagagcaaccaggcaagccccccctttgatcaccagatatcgcctattcttctctctactgcttgcattagagcagtgtagcatgttactgctttccgttatcctatcctgatgcatagcctgtccttgctactactgttgttacctttacctgcaatcctaaatgcttagtataggatgctagtgttccattagtggccctacactcttgtccgtctgccatgctatactactgggccgtgatcacttcgggaggtgatcacgggcatatgatatatacttatactgttacattacttatgatattgttcggagatgggggctgaaggggcaggtggctccatcccggtagaggtgggcctgggttcccgacggcccccgactgttactttgaggtggagcgacagggcaggttgaggccacctaggagagaggtgggcctggccctggtcggcgttcgcggatacttaacacgcttaacgagatcttggtatttgatctgagtctggccattggcctatacgcactaaccatctacgcggggacagttatgggcactcgacgtcgtggtatcagccgaagccttcgtgatgtcagcgactgagcgacgcgcgccggattggaacgtaagcctgctcttgtattaagggggctagttctgcttccggccgcccacgcaacgtgcaggtgtgcaatgggcgatgggcccagacccctgcgccataggatctagaccggcgtgctgacctctctgttgtgcctaggcagggctgcgacgtgttgatcttccgaggccgggcatgacccaggaaagtgtgtccgaccaaatgggatcgagcgtgttgggaaatgtggtgcacccctgcagggaagttaatctattcgaatagccgtgatctttggtaacaggacgatttggagttgtaccttgaccttatgacaactagaaacggatacttaataaaacacacccttccaagtgccagatacaaccgatgatcgctctctcacagggcgacgaggggaggatcatcagttaggattatgctacacgatgctacttggtggatttaccttctgctctcttctacatgctgcaagatggaggttaccagaagcgtagtcttcgataggactagctatccccctcttattccagcattctacagttcagtccacatatgatagccttttccatttgataccaatgcatacatatgtagtgtagctccttgcttgcgagtactttggatgagtactcatggttgctttgctccctctttcccccttcctatacccgtttgctgcgaccagacgatggagtccaggagccagacgccaccgtcgacgatgactactactactcgggaggtgcctactactacgtgcagcccgctgacggcgaccaggagtagtttaggaggatcccaggcaggaggcctgcgcctctttcgatttgtatcccagtttgtgctagccttcttaaggcaaacttgtttaacttatgtctgtactcagatattgttgcttccgctgactcgtctatgatcgagctcttgtattcgagccctcgaggcccctggcttgtaatatgatgcttgtatgacttatttttttgtagggttgtgttgtgatatcttcccgtgagtccctgatcttgatcgtacacgtttgcgtgtatgattagtgtacga
Protein-coding sequences here:
- the LOC125510572 gene encoding cadmium/zinc-transporting ATPase HMA3-like isoform X2; the encoded protein is MVLRGLAAASRLALDINILMLIAVAGAVALKDYTEAGVIVFLFTTAEWLQTLACTKASAGMSSLMSMIPPKAVLAETGEVVNVRDIGVGAVIAVRAGEMVPVDGVVVDGQSEVDERSLTGESYPVPKQPQSEVWAGTLNLDGYIAVRTMALAENSTVAKMERLVEEAQQSKSKTQRLIDSCAKYYTPAVVVLGAGVALLPPLLGARDAERWFRLALVLLVSACPCALVLSTPVATFCALLTAARMGVLVKGGDVLESLGEIRAVAFDKTGTITRGEFTVDMFDVVGQKVQMSHLLYWISSIESKSSHPMAAALVEHAQSKSIQPKPECVAEFRILPGEGVYGEIDGKRIYVGNKRVLARGSSCQTVPERMNGLKGVSIGYVICDGDLVGVFSLSDDCRTGAAEAIRELASMGISSVLLTGDSAEAAVHAQERLGGALEELHSELFPEDKVRLVGALKARAGPTMMVGDGMNDAPALATADVGVSMGISGSAAAMETSHATLMSSDILRVPEAVRLGRRARRTIAVNMVSSVAAKAAVLALAVAWRPVLWAAVLADVGTCLLVVLNSMLLLGEGRGRRGKEEACRATARSLEMRRSQLAAVSPDAATKSVGKTGGDAPKGCHCCHKPSRSPEHSVAIDVRVDEQREGPTAATCAPAKKVEYSSSCVSAGCCSP
- the LOC125510572 gene encoding cadmium/zinc-transporting ATPase HMA3-like isoform X1, with protein sequence MMGGGESYPALEASLLAEEAAARRQWEKTYLDVLGVCCSAEVALVERLLAPLDGVRAVAVVVPSRTVVVEHDPAAVSQSRIVKVLNGAGLEASVRAYGSSGFIGRRPSPYIVACGALLLASSFRWLLPPLQWLALGAACAGAPPMVLRGLAAASRLALDINILMLIAVAGAVALKDYTEAGVIVFLFTTAEWLQTLACTKASAGMSSLMSMIPPKAVLAETGEVVNVRDIGVGAVIAVRAGEMVPVDGVVVDGQSEVDERSLTGESYPVPKQPQSEVWAGTLNLDGYIAVRTMALAENSTVAKMERLVEEAQQSKSKTQRLIDSCAKYYTPAVVVLGAGVALLPPLLGARDAERWFRLALVLLVSACPCALVLSTPVATFCALLTAARMGVLVKGGDVLESLGEIRAVAFDKTGTITRGEFTVDMFDVVGQKVQMSHLLYWISSIESKSSHPMAAALVEHAQSKSIQPKPECVAEFRILPGEGVYGEIDGKRIYVGNKRVLARGSSCQTVPERMNGLKGVSIGYVICDGDLVGVFSLSDDCRTGAAEAIRELASMGISSVLLTGDSAEAAVHAQERLGGALEELHSELFPEDKVRLVGALKARAGPTMMVGDGMNDAPALATADVGVSMGISGSAAAMETSHATLMSSDILRVPEAVRLGRRARRTIAVNMVSSVAAKAAVLALAVAWRPVLWAAVLADVGTCLLVVLNSMLLLGEGRGRRGKEEACRATARSLEMRRSQLAAVSPDAATKSVGKTGGDAPKGCHCCHKPSRSPEHSVAIDVRVDEQREGPTAATCAPAKKVEYSSSCVSAGCCSP